One Prunus dulcis chromosome 7, ALMONDv2, whole genome shotgun sequence DNA segment encodes these proteins:
- the LOC117635615 gene encoding cytochrome P450 93A3-like, whose translation MIMASFLEYLVFLLIWLVSFILFRTIFTKRRSLPPSPRALPIIGHLHLLGRIPHQGLHKLSNRYGPLIHLFFGSIPCVVASSPEMAKEFLKTNETSFLNRPKMANVDYLTYGSTDFAMAPYGPYWKFMKKLCMTELLGGRILEQNLPIRHDEIKRFLHVVLSKADEGEELDVGSELVRLSNNIISRMALKRRCSEQDEEAHMVRELVGEMNELAGKFNFTDMFWFCKNFDLQGYGKRLKEVRDRYDDMMGKIIKEHEDARRKRIKEREGDDGLDLLDILLDIYEDEGAEIKLSRENIKSFIMNMFGAGTDTSSSTMSWAIAELINHPNVVEKAREEIDSVVGKSRLVGESDTANLPYLQAIVKETLRLHPAGPMVVRESTEECTINGYTIPAKTRLFVNVWAINRDPNHWENPLEFQPERFLAEEGSGKSPLDVRGQHFHFLPFGSGRRICPGTTLSLQVVQATVAAIIQCFDWKVRGGGSVNMEEAPGITVPRAHPLVCVPVARLSPFPAT comes from the exons CTCTTTCATCTTGTTCCGAACCATCTTCACCAAGCGTAGAAGTCTCCCTCCAAGTCCACGAGCCCTACCAATCATTGgccacctccacctccttgGCCGCATCCCTCACCAAGGCCTGCACAAGCTTTCGAACCGCTATGGACCTTTAATTCATCTCTTCTTTGGCTCCATACCATGTGTCGTTGCCTCCTCACCAGAAATGGCCAAAGAATTCCTCAAAACCAATGAAACGTCCTTCTTGAACCGCCCCAAGATGGCGAATGTAGACTACCTCACTTATGGCTCAACGGACTTTGCCATGGCACCCTATGGACCTTACTGGAAGTTCATGAAGAAGCTTTGCATGACTGAACTCCTCGGAGGCAGAATCCTAGAGCAGAACCTACCGATTCGGCATGACGAGATCAAGCGGTTTTTACATGTTGTGCTAAGCAAAGCTGATGAAGGTGAAGAACTAGATGTTGGGTCAGAGCTTGTGCGGCTAAGCAACAACATCATATCGAGGATGGCACTAAAACGGCGGTGTTCGGAACAAGACGAAGAAGCCCACATGGTGAGGGAGTTGGTGGGAGAGATGAATGAGCTTGCAggcaaatttaattttacagATATGTTTTGGTTCTGCAAGAATTTCGACTTGCAAGGATATGGAAAAAGGCTTAAAGAGGTCCGGGATAGGTACGATGATATGATGGGAAAGATTATAAAGGAGCATGAAGATGCAAGGAGGAAGAGGATTAAGGAAAGGGAGGGTGACGATGGATTGGATTTGCTTGATATTCTGCTTGATATATATGAAGACGAAGGCGCAGAGATCAAATTGTCAAGAGAAAACATTAAAAGCTTTATCATG AACATGTTTGGTGCTGGGACTGACACATCTTCATCAACAATGTCATGGGCTATAGCAGAGCTAATTAACCACCCAAATGTGGTGGAAAAAGCAAGGGAAGAGATTGATTCTGTAGTGGGAAAGAGTAGATTGGTAGGAGAATCTGATACTGCCAACCTTCCCTACCTCCAAGCAATAGTAAAGGAAACACTGAGGCTTCACCCAGCAGGCCCAATGGTTGTAAGAGAGAGCACAGAAGAGTGCACTATCAATGGCTATACAATTCCAGCAAAGACCAGGCTCTTTGTGAATGTGTGGGCTATCAATAGGGACCCAAATCATTGGGAGAACCCACTTGAGTTCCAGCCAGAGAGGTTTCTTGCTGAGGAGGGCAGTGGGAAGAGCCCTTTGGATGTGAGAGGGCagcattttcattttctgccTTTTGGGAGTGGAAGAAGAATCTGTCCTGGAACTACCTTATCTCTTCAGGTTGTGCAGGCAACTGTGGCTGCTATAATTCAATGCTTTGATTGGAAGGTTAGGGGTGGAGGTTCTGTGAACATGGAAGAGGCGCCTGGGATTACGGTTCCTAGGGCTCATCCCTTGGTTTGTGTCCCTGTGGCCAGGCTTAGCCCATTTCCAGCAACCTGA
- the LOC117635855 gene encoding cytochrome P450 93A3-like yields MEIDFQGHIILFLVWLVSTILVRIILTKIRTKPRLPPSPMALPIIGHLHLLAPIPHQALHKLSNRYGSLIHIFLGSVPCVVASSPDIAKEFLKTHEGSFSNRPYIAAVDYLTYGSADFSFAPYGPYWKFMKKLCMSELLGGRTLDQLLPVRREELTSFVQLILKKAKAAEDVDVGAELMTVTNNVISRMTMGQSCSANETEANEIRKLVKATAELSGKFNLSDFIWFCKNLDLQGFGKRLKEARDRFDTMMERIIKEHQEARKKKKELGEGGEAVKGFLDILLDISEDETSEFRLSMVNIKAFIMDIFTAGTDTSAITTEWALAELINHPEVMKKARQEIDSMVGKNRLVEESDIANLRYLQAIVKETLRLHPTGPLIMRESTEACSIGGYEIPAKTRLFVNVWAINRDPNHWEKPLEFEPERFVTEEGSGKSQLDVRGQHFHLLPFGSGRRGCPGTSLALQVVQTTLAAMIQCFEWKVEGGSNNVNMEEAAGLTLPRAHPLVCVPVARLNPFPSS; encoded by the exons ATGGAAATAGATTTCCAAGGCCACATCATACTTTTCCTTGTGTGGCTAGTCTCCACAATTCTTGTTCGAATCATACTCACCAAAATTCGAACCAAGCCTCGCCTTCCACCAAGTCCGATGGCCTTACCAATCATTGGACACCTCCACCTCCTGGCTCCGATACCTCACCAAGCTCTTCACAAGCTGTCAAACCGCTATGGATCTTTGATTCACATCTTTCTTGGTTCTGTCCCTTGTGTAGTCGCTTCCTCACCCGACATAGCAAAAGAGTTCCTCAAGACTCATGAAGGGTCTTTTTCCAACAGGCCTTATATTGCTGCTGTTGATTATCTCACATATGGATCAGCTGATTTTTCATTTGCTCCTTATGGACCTTACTGGAAATTCATGAAGAAACTTTGCATGTCTGAGCTTCTTGGTGGAAGAACACTCGATCAACTCCTTCCCGTCAGGCGCGAAGAGTTGACAAGTTTCGTACAGTTGATTCTAAAGAAGGCCAAGGCAGCTGAGGATGTTGATGTCGGAGCAGAGCTTATGACGGTAACAAATAATGTTATATCAAGAATGACTATGGGGCAGAGTTGCTCTGCAAATGAGACAGAGGCTAATGAGATTAGGAAGCTGGTGAAAGCTACAGCTGAGCTTTCGGGGAAGTTTAATCTGTCAGACtttatttggttttgtaaGAATTTGGATTTGCAGGGATTTGGTAAAAGACTTAAGGAAGCGCGCGATAGGTTTGATACTATGATGGAGAGGATTATAAAGGAGCATCAAGAggcaaggaagaagaagaaggagctTGGTGAGGGTGGTGAGGCAGTTAAGGGTTTCCTTGACATTTTACTTGACATATCAGAAGATGAGACCTCAGAGTTTAGGTTGAGTATGGTAAACATAAAGGCCTTCATCATG GATATATTTACAGCTGGAACCGACACATCCGCAATCACAACAGAATGGGCACTAGCAGAGCTGATCAACCACCCAGAAGTGATGAAGAAAGCAAGACAAGAAATTGACTCCATGGTTGGAAAGAACAGACTGGTAGAAGAATCAGACATTGCCAACCTTCGCTACCTACAAGCCATAGTGAAAGAGACCTTAAGGCTTCACCCCACAGGCCCATTAATTATGAGAGAGTCAACAGAAGCCTGCAGCATTGGTGGCTATGAGATTCCAGCAAAAACCAGATTGTTTGTCAATGTGTGGGCTATCAACAGAGACCCCAACCACTGGGAGAAGCCATTGGAATTTGAGCCGGAGAGGTTTGTGACTGAAGAGGGAAGTGGGAAGAGCCAGTTGGATGTGAGGGGGCAGCATTTTCATCTATTGCCATTTGGTAGTGGAAGAAGAGGGTGCCCTGGAACCTCACTTGCATTGCAGGTTGTGCAGACAACACTTGCAGCTATGATCCAGTGCTTTGAGTGGAAAGTTGAAGGAGGGAGCAATAATGTTAACATGGAAGAGGCAGCTGGATTAACACTACCAAGGGCTCATCCTTTGGTTTGTGTTCCAGTGGCTAGGCTCAATCCCTTTCCATCTTCTTGA